The region CAGCCAGCACAGCGAGGAAGTATTCAGACTCCCGGATGAAGTGCAGCAGCGTGGTTCCTGCCAGGGGGAAGGCATTGACGGCGGCGCTGGCTGCCTTCATGGCCTTAAGATGCCTGATGAATTCGGCGGATTGGTCGCAGGCGGTGTGCAGCAGCAGCCCGGCTTCGGCGGATGGACTCCCGGGACCGCCAGTGTCCGGTGCCTGCGGAGTGGAAAGCAGATGCTGGGCCGCCTGTTCTGTAGCCAGGAATACAATGGCCCAGTCCTCCAGCAGCTTCACATAAGGCTCCTCCAGGCGTGGGATGATCTGGATTAGAACCTCGGCATGCTCCTTCTCCTGTTTTTTCCAGAAGGCGATTTCCCCTAGAATCTGTACTGGCGGCGGTGCAACGAATACATATGGCATGACATGTAGTCCTCCCGTCCTAAAGTTTCATCGGTCCATTATATGCGGGAGAGGAACAGCTTATGAGACTAGCCTGTGCGGGGAATCGCGGTGGACTGAAGGTCCTGGTGCCACGCACAGTAAAAGGCATGCACAGAATGTATCACAAGATACATCTGCACATGCCTTAGGGTAACGATAAGAAGCTTATTTGCTTGCGGTTGGATTGCTGTGGCTCCCGCCGATCTGGGCCAGCTGTACATTCCCGAGAAAAGCGGATACCCGCCGCAGATACTCACGCGGGTGCTCGCGGAACAGCAGCTCATGATGGCTGTTCTCCACAATCCATGAATCCGAATACGGATTGCTCTGGTTCGCCGCCAGCTCCTCGGCAATCGGATAAGGTGCCTTATCGTCCTTAGTGCCATGCATGAACAGCACCGGGAACGGATAATCCTCCGATTTGACCTTGGAATAAGGAATCTGATTCAGTCCTGTGCCGTTCAGCACCGGGAAGAGCATCTCCATAATCTCCAGCGAAGGCTGGCGGGGAAGATTGATGTTCTGCTTGATGTTATGGTACAGGGTGTCCGGCTCCAGCAGGAAGGTGCTGTCCAAAATCATCGCATCCACATCTTTGGTTACAAGTCCTGCCTGCAGGGCGGTGCCTGCGCCCATCGAGAAGCCCCAGACCACAATCTGGTCTGCCCCCTGCTCCTTGGCGAACTCAATGGCTCCGAGCAGCTGCTGGGATTCCTTTTTGCCGCCGGTTGCGATATCCCTGTCGGTCTTGGAGGCGAAGCCGTAGTCGAACATGACGACATTGAATCTCAGGCTGTGCGCATAGTGGGCCAGATCATACATGGGAACCCAGCTCTCTTCGCGGTTTGCGCCGTAGCCGTGACTGAAGACAATGGTCTTGGTAGCTCCCTTGGAAGGAATATACCATCCCTCCATCATCCGGCTGCCGTCCTTGGCAGGGAAGCTGATATCCTCGTAAGCGAGCCCCTTGGCCTGATAAGGATTGGAGTAGAGCGGGGCTACGGTAGGATTCGAGAGTACCCAGGCGATATAGGCATGCAGAGCGATGAAGCAGAATACAAAGAAGAAGAATACGGATAACAGCAGGGCCACAATGATGTGCTTGACGCGTATCATCCGAATCGGAATTAAGGTTGACGAAGCAGGCTTATCCTCGTTAGGCATACGGGAGACCGGCGCGCCGGGATGACTAGTTGCCAGATTCATAAGGTCCCCTCCTGGAAAAATTCAAGATTCAGAGCATGAATAGTTCATATATTTAATCGTAAATTTATGCCCTTACAAAGTCAATGGAAATGGTTCTTTTGTAATGTAACTGTAAACTGCGGACGGCTGATTATGGATACGGAATCTGCTGGACTTTATTTAGGCTTTTGCACTAAGATAGGGATATCTTAATAATTATGTAACCGGGTTTCAATAGGTGAAACATGTGAAGGGGAGATCGGGGTGGAAGACCGGAAGCTGACTGTACGCGCCGTAGAACGTGCGCTGGATATATTACTGTGCTTTACTCAGGATAATGATGATTATGACCTTAGTCTCACGGAGATCTCTGCGAAGATCGGCCTGCATAAAAGCACAGTGCACCGTCTGTTGACTACACTGGAGGAGAAGGGCTTCCTGCAGCGGGACGAGGGGACTGACAAATACCGCCTGGGTATCCGCATCTGGGAGCTGTCCACACATCTTCCGACGCTGAACGAGCCGGCGGCTCTTCTGCTGCCCGCCATGGAGCGGCTGCGCGACCGCCTGGGCGAGACAGTCAGCCTGTATCTGCGCGACAATCTGGAGCGTGTGCGCATTCAGGCGGTGCAGAGCCGCCAGGCTATCCGCCGGGTAGCCCAGATCGGTGCAAGGCTGCCGCTCTCGGTAGGCGCATCCAGCAAGGTGCTGGCTGCTTACGCGCCGCCTGAAGTGCAGGTCAGGCTGCTGGCCGACCCCGCATGGCCGGACAGCGTAGACCGCAGCCTGTACCTGGAGCAGCTGAAGGAGATTACCCGCCGCGGCTATGCGACCAGCTTCGAGGAACGGGAGCCGGGAGCGGCAGCCGTGGCTGTGCCCATC is a window of Paenibacillus sp. FSL H3-0469 DNA encoding:
- a CDS encoding IclR family transcriptional regulator, encoding MEDRKLTVRAVERALDILLCFTQDNDDYDLSLTEISAKIGLHKSTVHRLLTTLEEKGFLQRDEGTDKYRLGIRIWELSTHLPTLNEPAALLLPAMERLRDRLGETVSLYLRDNLERVRIQAVQSRQAIRRVAQIGARLPLSVGASSKVLAAYAPPEVQVRLLADPAWPDSVDRSLYLEQLKEITRRGYATSFEEREPGAAAVAVPIAGRAGGVVAALSLSGPVSRLSRETLEEYAVILAEAAAEMGLMMS
- a CDS encoding alpha/beta fold hydrolase, which gives rise to MPNEDKPASSTLIPIRMIRVKHIIVALLLSVFFFFVFCFIALHAYIAWVLSNPTVAPLYSNPYQAKGLAYEDISFPAKDGSRMMEGWYIPSKGATKTIVFSHGYGANREESWVPMYDLAHYAHSLRFNVVMFDYGFASKTDRDIATGGKKESQQLLGAIEFAKEQGADQIVVWGFSMGAGTALQAGLVTKDVDAMILDSTFLLEPDTLYHNIKQNINLPRQPSLEIMEMLFPVLNGTGLNQIPYSKVKSEDYPFPVLFMHGTKDDKAPYPIAEELAANQSNPYSDSWIVENSHHELLFREHPREYLRRVSAFLGNVQLAQIGGSHSNPTASK